From Daphnia pulicaria isolate SC F1-1A chromosome 11, SC_F0-13Bv2, whole genome shotgun sequence, the proteins below share one genomic window:
- the LOC124315165 gene encoding mediator of RNA polymerase II transcription subunit 15-like isoform X1 produces the protein MASDDWKSPGFRQNVAARIEEAIRQSGNPTTKTASEMETHFFQRANNKEDYLNYLARLLIHIKELSAKARAQGGTGVGVAGPQGNVQPNNPQQQGNISQPQMMNHMNVRPQMMQNMGGMDQQQQMNQMAPNQQQQMNQMAPNQQQQQMNQQQHQQMNQMAMNQQQLNQQQQMNQQQMNQQQMNQMGVNQQQQQLNQQQQMNQFNPNNNPNMNIGNPLMQQLGAPNQQQQQQPQGNVVNNPSSALISQLNQNQQQQAMGPMGGGMPRPRFAGPTGVTATAKMTPQQQQQVQAQAQQQQQILNQQMLIQQQRKQQAEMIQNPTTPQQFVGGPGVPSPAQQQQQSMQQQQQQQQPMSSGMTSHMSAPSPAYVHSPGNVQLVSSPAAAARMGGQQQQQQQRSLSSLLPPPSPNMMNVPTPGGGGMLHTPQGAGMGGMGMTGAGGGMMGSGGGGTEEQMYLEKVRQLSRFIEPLTCLIGRIGDVDSEKLSKMKIMLDILSNPSKRMPMDTLLKCEAVLEKMDFKKSESGSVAPPSVASVPSLGVAVPVNNPPAATPLLSLLDAIANQARSPYINHTLQRTFAPAVNSLIGCDIAAPAAPKKRLDSADDDKADELMYTIEREVANLYPRFKVDLDQLHLFGSQDLHLICRLEDKYLPSVPSLRIVVPRDYPRTAPFCDSRQPDYDVSGFTRTVLQGLSDRLRHMPHRFTVSQILNCWEMALRHACKPSNSSNDNASNRDISALTVALGV, from the exons ATGGCTTCAGATGATTGGAAAAGTCCCGGATTTCGTCAAAATGTTGCTGCCAGAAT tGAAGAAGCCATTCGGCAATCTGGGAATCCCACGACAAAGACAGCGAGTGAAATGGAAACTCACTTTTTCCAGAGGGCCAATAACaaa GAAGATTATCTGAATTATCTTGCTCGTCTGCTGATACACATAAAAGAATTGA GTGCAAAGGCTCGAGCTCAAGGTGGTACTGGAGTTGGAGTAGCTGGACCCCAGGGCAATGTCCAACCGAACAATCCTCAACAGCAAG gcaATATCTCACAACCTCAGATGATGAATCACATGAATGTGAGACCACAAATGATGCAGAACATGGGTGGAATGgatcaacagcagcaaatgaatcaaatggcccccaatcagcagcagcagatgaatCAAATGGCCCcaaatcaacagcagcagcaaatgaaTCAGCAACAGCACCAACAAATGAATCAGATGGCCATGAATCAACAACAGCTaaaccaacaacagcaaatgaaccaacaacaaatgaaccAGCagcaaatgaatcaaatgggtgtcaaccagcagcaacaacaattgaatcaacaacagcagatgAACCAGTTCAAtcccaacaacaaccccaacaTGAACATTGGCAATCCTTTGATGCAGCAACTGGGTGCCCCcaaccaacagcaacaacaacaaccccaagGAAATGTGGTAAACAACCCAAGTTCGGCCCTCATCAGCCAGTTGAATCAGAATCAACAGCAACAAGCTATGGGTCCAATGGGTGGTGGAATGCCCCGGCCTAGATTTGCTGGTCCTACTGGCGTTACGGCTACGGCCAAAATGACCcctcagcagcaacaacaggtccaggctcaggctcaacaacagcaacaaattcTCAACCAGCAGATGTTGATACAGCAGCAACGGAAGCAACAGGCCGAAATGATTCAAAATCCAACGACGCCACAACAGTTTGTTGGCGGCCCTGGAGTGCCGTCCCctgctcaacaacaacagcagtcaatgcagcagcaacaacagcagcaacagcccaTGTCATCGGGTATGACCAGTCACATGAGTGCCCCATCTCCGGCCTATGTCCATTCACCTGGTAACGTCCAGTTGGTCTCCTCACCGGCTGCAGCAGCCCGAATGGgcggccaacaacaacagcaacaacaaagaagTTTAAGCAGTTTGTTACCTCCACCATCGCCAAACATGATGAATGTTCCGACTCCAGGAGGCGGAGGCATGTTGCACACTCCCCAAGGTGCCGGAATGGGTGGAATGGGAATGACTGGAGCGGGAGGTGGAATGATGGGCTCCGGTGGAGGTGGAACCGAGGAGCAAATGTATTTGGAGAAGGTGAGACAGTTGAGTCGTTTCATCGAGCCGCTGACGTGCCTCATCGGCCGTATCGGCGATGTGGATTCCGAGAAGTTgagcaaaatgaaaatcatgCTGGATATCCTCTCCAACCCGTCGAAAAGGATGCCGATGGATACGCTACTGAAATGCGAGGCCGTTCTAGAGaaaatggatttcaaaaag AGTGAATCCGGAAGTGTGGCACCTCCTTCGGTGGCTTCCGTACCAAGTTTGGGTGTGGCCGTACCAGTGA ACAATCCACCTGCTGCCACTCCGCTTCTCTCGCTGTTGGACGCGATTGCCAACCAG GCTCGATCCCCCTACATCAATCATACCCTCCAGCGAACATTCGCTCCTGCTGTCAATTCCTTAATAGGTTGCGACATCGCAGCGCCGGCGGCGCCCAAGAAACGCCTTGATTCCGCCGACGATGACAAGGCTGATGAATTGATGTACACGATCGAGAGAGAAGTGGCCAATCTCTACCCTCGTTTCAAG GTTGATTTGGACCAATTGCATTTGTTTGGCTCGCAAGATTTACACCTGATTTGTCGACTGGAAGACAAGTATTTGCCTTCGGTTCCATCTCTGCGCATAGTTGTGCCTCGTGACTACCCCAGAACGGCTCCTTTTTGCGACAGTCGCCAACCCGACTACG ATGTCAGTGGCTTCACCCGGACCGTGCTGCAGGGTTTGAGCGATCGATTGCGTCACATGCCGCATCGCTTCACCGTCagccaaattttgaattgttggGAGATGGCCCTCCGCCACGCCTGCAAACcttccaacagcagcaacgacAATGCAAGTAATAGGGACATTAGCGCCCTAACCGTCGCTTTAGGAGTGTGA
- the LOC124315165 gene encoding mediator of RNA polymerase II transcription subunit 15-like isoform X2 — protein MASDDWKSPGFRQNVAARIEEAIRQSGNPTTKTASEMETHFFQGANNKEDYLNYLARLLIHIKELSAKARAQGGTGVGVAGPQGNVQPNNPQQQGNISQPQMMNHMNVRPQMMQNMGGMDQQQQMNQMAPNQQQQMNQMAPNQQQQQMNQQQHQQMNQMAMNQQQLNQQQQMNQQQMNQQQMNQMGVNQQQQQLNQQQQMNQFNPNNNPNMNIGNPLMQQLGAPNQQQQQQPQGNVVNNPSSALISQLNQNQQQQAMGPMGGGMPRPRFAGPTGVTATAKMTPQQQQQVQAQAQQQQQILNQQMLIQQQRKQQAEMIQNPTTPQQFVGGPGVPSPAQQQQQSMQQQQQQQQPMSSGMTSHMSAPSPAYVHSPGNVQLVSSPAAAARMGGQQQQQQQRSLSSLLPPPSPNMMNVPTPGGGGMLHTPQGAGMGGMGMTGAGGGMMGSGGGGTEEQMYLEKVRQLSRFIEPLTCLIGRIGDVDSEKLSKMKIMLDILSNPSKRMPMDTLLKCEAVLEKMDFKKSESGSVAPPSVASVPSLGVAVPVNNPPAATPLLSLLDAIANQARSPYINHTLQRTFAPAVNSLIGCDIAAPAAPKKRLDSADDDKADELMYTIEREVANLYPRFKVDLDQLHLFGSQDLHLICRLEDKYLPSVPSLRIVVPRDYPRTAPFCDSRQPDYDVSGFTRTVLQGLSDRLRHMPHRFTVSQILNCWEMALRHACKPSNSSNDNASNRDISALTVALGV, from the exons GTGCAAAGGCTCGAGCTCAAGGTGGTACTGGAGTTGGAGTAGCTGGACCCCAGGGCAATGTCCAACCGAACAATCCTCAACAGCAAG gcaATATCTCACAACCTCAGATGATGAATCACATGAATGTGAGACCACAAATGATGCAGAACATGGGTGGAATGgatcaacagcagcaaatgaatcaaatggcccccaatcagcagcagcagatgaatCAAATGGCCCcaaatcaacagcagcagcaaatgaaTCAGCAACAGCACCAACAAATGAATCAGATGGCCATGAATCAACAACAGCTaaaccaacaacagcaaatgaaccaacaacaaatgaaccAGCagcaaatgaatcaaatgggtgtcaaccagcagcaacaacaattgaatcaacaacagcagatgAACCAGTTCAAtcccaacaacaaccccaacaTGAACATTGGCAATCCTTTGATGCAGCAACTGGGTGCCCCcaaccaacagcaacaacaacaaccccaagGAAATGTGGTAAACAACCCAAGTTCGGCCCTCATCAGCCAGTTGAATCAGAATCAACAGCAACAAGCTATGGGTCCAATGGGTGGTGGAATGCCCCGGCCTAGATTTGCTGGTCCTACTGGCGTTACGGCTACGGCCAAAATGACCcctcagcagcaacaacaggtccaggctcaggctcaacaacagcaacaaattcTCAACCAGCAGATGTTGATACAGCAGCAACGGAAGCAACAGGCCGAAATGATTCAAAATCCAACGACGCCACAACAGTTTGTTGGCGGCCCTGGAGTGCCGTCCCctgctcaacaacaacagcagtcaatgcagcagcaacaacagcagcaacagcccaTGTCATCGGGTATGACCAGTCACATGAGTGCCCCATCTCCGGCCTATGTCCATTCACCTGGTAACGTCCAGTTGGTCTCCTCACCGGCTGCAGCAGCCCGAATGGgcggccaacaacaacagcaacaacaaagaagTTTAAGCAGTTTGTTACCTCCACCATCGCCAAACATGATGAATGTTCCGACTCCAGGAGGCGGAGGCATGTTGCACACTCCCCAAGGTGCCGGAATGGGTGGAATGGGAATGACTGGAGCGGGAGGTGGAATGATGGGCTCCGGTGGAGGTGGAACCGAGGAGCAAATGTATTTGGAGAAGGTGAGACAGTTGAGTCGTTTCATCGAGCCGCTGACGTGCCTCATCGGCCGTATCGGCGATGTGGATTCCGAGAAGTTgagcaaaatgaaaatcatgCTGGATATCCTCTCCAACCCGTCGAAAAGGATGCCGATGGATACGCTACTGAAATGCGAGGCCGTTCTAGAGaaaatggatttcaaaaag AGTGAATCCGGAAGTGTGGCACCTCCTTCGGTGGCTTCCGTACCAAGTTTGGGTGTGGCCGTACCAGTGA ACAATCCACCTGCTGCCACTCCGCTTCTCTCGCTGTTGGACGCGATTGCCAACCAG GCTCGATCCCCCTACATCAATCATACCCTCCAGCGAACATTCGCTCCTGCTGTCAATTCCTTAATAGGTTGCGACATCGCAGCGCCGGCGGCGCCCAAGAAACGCCTTGATTCCGCCGACGATGACAAGGCTGATGAATTGATGTACACGATCGAGAGAGAAGTGGCCAATCTCTACCCTCGTTTCAAG GTTGATTTGGACCAATTGCATTTGTTTGGCTCGCAAGATTTACACCTGATTTGTCGACTGGAAGACAAGTATTTGCCTTCGGTTCCATCTCTGCGCATAGTTGTGCCTCGTGACTACCCCAGAACGGCTCCTTTTTGCGACAGTCGCCAACCCGACTACG ATGTCAGTGGCTTCACCCGGACCGTGCTGCAGGGTTTGAGCGATCGATTGCGTCACATGCCGCATCGCTTCACCGTCagccaaattttgaattgttggGAGATGGCCCTCCGCCACGCCTGCAAACcttccaacagcagcaacgacAATGCAAGTAATAGGGACATTAGCGCCCTAACCGTCGCTTTAGGAGTGTGA
- the LOC124315548 gene encoding Meckel syndrome type 1 protein-like, which translates to MSSTKVIREPNNIFAENIKPDRIRHVVNVTIETAKEFHNCNHLYVRYVVDAPADWILAEPKNLHGVTHQSRAGNDSSNHFGHHFTLDVSKSWQHSSSSETPDLIPTPLLLLEVYDVNMWNRQKSVGYGFTHVPLTPGSYSIAIPTWRPYITETSLQLREYFLGLAPQIENIKYAGIPNDNHNNESPSVLGRFPFGTETSGSVQVRFDTMIQRGRNVLEQEQIRASINLHRPSATSTAVEQVIQTYHRAKQRLKAAHDALLG; encoded by the exons ATGAGTTCGACCAAAGTTATTAGAGAACCCAACAACATTTTTGCCGAAAATATCAAACCAGATCGCATACGGCACGTAGTGAATGTGACCATAGAGACCGCCAAAGAATTCCATAATTGCAACCATTTGTACGTCCGTTATGTCGTCGATGCACCTGCAG ATTGGATATTAGCTGAACCTAAAAACCTACACGGTGTCACCCATCAATCGCGAGCTGGAAATGATTCCAGCAACCACTTTGGACACCACTTCACGCTCGATGTGTCAAAATCTTGGCAGCACTCGTCGTCTTCGGAGACTCCTGATCTCATTCCAACTCCTTTACTGCTCCTGGAAGTTTACGACGTCAACATGTGGAATAGACAGAAATCCGTGGGTTATGGATTCACGCACGTCCCGCTGACTCCCGGCTCCTACTCGATTGCAATTCCAACTTGGCGGCCTTACATAACAGAGACCAGCCTTCAACTTCGAGAGTATTTCTTGGGCTTGGCTCCACAAATTGAAAACATCAAGTACGCCGGAATCCCTAACGAT AACCATAATAATGAGTCGCCGTCGGTCCTGGGACGCTTTCCATTCGGCACAGAGACGTCGGGCTCGGTCCAGGTACGCTTTGATACGATGATTCAGAGAGGCAGGAATGTGCTGGAACAGGAGCAGATCCGCGCATCCATCAACCTGCACAGGCCGTCGGCAACAAGCACCGCCGTCGAACAAGTGATTCAAACCTACCACCGGGCCAAGCAAAGATTAAAAGCTGCCCACGACGCACTTCTCggatga
- the LOC124315676 gene encoding transcription elongation factor SPT4-like, whose amino-acid sequence MSVEIVPKDVRNIRACLVCSLVKTFEQFEFDGCDNCDEFLRMKNNKDNIYDCTSNNFDGMVALMSPEDSWVAKWQRINRKVKGVYAISVSGRLPDTFIRELKSRGIPYRSRDTSQRQ is encoded by the exons ATGTCTGTCGAAATCGTTCCTAAAGATGTTCGTAACATCAGGGCATGTCTTGTGTGCTCCCTCGTCAAG ACGTTTGAGCAATTTGAATTCGATGGCTGTGACAATTGCGACGAGTTTCTTCGAATGAAGAACAACAAGGACAACATTTATGACTGTACCAGTAACAACTTTGATGG GATGGTTGCCCTGATGAGCCCGGAAGATAGTTGGGTGGCAAAGTGGCAGAGAATCA ATCGAAAAGTCAAGGGCGTATACGCCATTTCTGTTTCTGGACGTCTGCCCGACACCTTCATCAGGGAACTGAAATCAAGAGGCATCCCCTACAGATCCCGAGACACCAGCCAGCGTCAATAA
- the LOC124315377 gene encoding potassium channel subfamily K member 15-like isoform X1, with protein MHSTYVKMAMDRQRAELRHRRNRRLRSAMVLKNKLKDCCRKITAFFFTQIGVCGLIVGYTIVGAFMFIALEAEAQHPLTQQVITRRRSCVDYLWNITHHLNVLNYDQWRQDVNRTVFEYQAQMVRHIRRGYDGTDENPLLMRWTIPAALMYCITIYTTIGYGNLTPRTAGGKFATVIYAMVGIPLMLLYMANVGEILATSFKFTYKKMCKCPRRRRRGQLTPEVATIPVSQEPVRDKKRKKHKTDPAATITVSVIPVEPAEEDDPTAYDPQTVSVTSCLVVMSSFVIGGAILFSVWEGWGYVDGSYFCFTSLLTIGFGDFVPGQTIAHSQDAVDSKLIICAVYLLLGMALLAMCFNLMQESVFMKIKRLGRRLGLLRDRSAAAASS; from the exons ATGCATTCGACGTACGTCAAAATGGCCATGGATCGCCAGCGGGCCGAACTCCGCCACCGGAGGAACCGACGGCTCCGATCGGCCATGGTTCTCAAGAACAAATTGAAAGACTGCTGCCGAAAGATCAccgccttcttcttcactCAA ATTGGAGTTTGTGGACTTATTGTCGGTTATACAATCGTCGGCGCCTTCATGTTCATCGCCCTGGAGGCGGAAGCCCAGCATCCACTGACACAGCAAGTCATTACTCGCCGTCGATCCTGCGTCGACTACTTGTGGAACA TTACCCATCATCTCAATGTCCTGAATTACGACCAATGGCGACAGGACGTCAATCGCACCGTTTTCGA GTATCAAGCGCAAATGGTGCGTCACATCCGGCGCGGTTACGACGGCACCGACGAGAATCCCTTGTTGATGCGCTGGACCATTCCGGCGGCTTTGATGTATTGCATCACCATTTACACGACCATCG gTTACGGCAACTTGACGCCGAGAACTGCCGGGGGTAAATTCGCC ACGGTGATTTACGCCATGGTGGGCATCCCGCTCATGTTGCTCTACATGGCCAACGTGGGTGAAATCCTGGCGACATCATTTAAATTCACTTATAAGAAAATGTGCAa atgtCCTAGGAGGCGGAGGAGGGGTCAGTTGACGCCGGAAGTGGCCACCATTCCGGTCAGTCAAGAGCCAGTGAGAGACAAGAAGCGGAAGAAACATAAAACGGATCCAGCGGCGACCATCACCGTCTCGGTCATTCCGGTGGAGCCGGCGGAAGAAGACGATCCGACCGCTTACGATCCGCAAACAGTTTCCGTCACCAGCTGTCTGGTCGTCATGAGCAGTTTTGTGATTGGTGGCGCCATCCTCTTCAGCGTGTGGGAg GGTTGGGGCTATGTGGACGGATCCTATTTCTGTTTCACCAGTTTATTGACGATCGGCTTCGGGGATTTCGTTCCCGGTCAGACGATCGCCCATTCACAGGACGCCGTCGACAGTAAACTCATCAT TTGCGCCGTGTATCTGTTACTGGGCATGGCCCTGCTGGCCATGTGTTTCAACTTGATGCAGGAATCGGTTTTCATGAAAATCAAACGACTCGGACGCCGGCTGGGTTTGCTCAGAGAcagatctgctgctgctgcctcctcCTGA
- the LOC124315377 gene encoding potassium channel subfamily K member 15-like isoform X2, whose amino-acid sequence MFIALEAEAQHPLTQQVITRRRSCVDYLWNITHHLNVLNYDQWRQDVNRTVFEYQAQMVRHIRRGYDGTDENPLLMRWTIPAALMYCITIYTTIGYGNLTPRTAGGKFATVIYAMVGIPLMLLYMANVGEILATSFKFTYKKMCKCPRRRRRGQLTPEVATIPVSQEPVRDKKRKKHKTDPAATITVSVIPVEPAEEDDPTAYDPQTVSVTSCLVVMSSFVIGGAILFSVWEGWGYVDGSYFCFTSLLTIGFGDFVPGQTIAHSQDAVDSKLIICAVYLLLGMALLAMCFNLMQESVFMKIKRLGRRLGLLRDRSAAAASS is encoded by the exons ATGTTCATCGCCCTGGAGGCGGAAGCCCAGCATCCACTGACACAGCAAGTCATTACTCGCCGTCGATCCTGCGTCGACTACTTGTGGAACA TTACCCATCATCTCAATGTCCTGAATTACGACCAATGGCGACAGGACGTCAATCGCACCGTTTTCGA GTATCAAGCGCAAATGGTGCGTCACATCCGGCGCGGTTACGACGGCACCGACGAGAATCCCTTGTTGATGCGCTGGACCATTCCGGCGGCTTTGATGTATTGCATCACCATTTACACGACCATCG gTTACGGCAACTTGACGCCGAGAACTGCCGGGGGTAAATTCGCC ACGGTGATTTACGCCATGGTGGGCATCCCGCTCATGTTGCTCTACATGGCCAACGTGGGTGAAATCCTGGCGACATCATTTAAATTCACTTATAAGAAAATGTGCAa atgtCCTAGGAGGCGGAGGAGGGGTCAGTTGACGCCGGAAGTGGCCACCATTCCGGTCAGTCAAGAGCCAGTGAGAGACAAGAAGCGGAAGAAACATAAAACGGATCCAGCGGCGACCATCACCGTCTCGGTCATTCCGGTGGAGCCGGCGGAAGAAGACGATCCGACCGCTTACGATCCGCAAACAGTTTCCGTCACCAGCTGTCTGGTCGTCATGAGCAGTTTTGTGATTGGTGGCGCCATCCTCTTCAGCGTGTGGGAg GGTTGGGGCTATGTGGACGGATCCTATTTCTGTTTCACCAGTTTATTGACGATCGGCTTCGGGGATTTCGTTCCCGGTCAGACGATCGCCCATTCACAGGACGCCGTCGACAGTAAACTCATCAT TTGCGCCGTGTATCTGTTACTGGGCATGGCCCTGCTGGCCATGTGTTTCAACTTGATGCAGGAATCGGTTTTCATGAAAATCAAACGACTCGGACGCCGGCTGGGTTTGCTCAGAGAcagatctgctgctgctgcctcctcCTGA
- the LOC124316029 gene encoding uncharacterized protein LOC124316029, producing the protein MENSGGSSLKRQLPSKQIRRSSGGGGRTAECSRGWSAKLSLMLFFLAYVSLGAYVFMLIEASASSSASHPFHQHTPPTEEIRTALSGTGLSTTSEPTAITTDNGAAGEDVTQMKELMTRQVLDKLWDITENLNILYKENWTRLAAGEIYRFHETMYLWMKKDCSNDRRKSQEMTAVGQATTAATPRTAGTAAGHNRQTTTVKWNYPTAFLYALSVITTLGSCPVIPESNEGKILTILFAAFGIPLLLFYLTVVGSALSSCLMCCPLLNSRKTGGGGGRRRREHGSTHMSAVPAVVMTTRHDSTSFSHQHQPANELLFHHHHQQPMKSSVVVKDDESIEASTSSTSSSSADYRRLVGRIRSFWPPVFCLILVLLFVACGTLLFSFLMSLPATDALLLSFMLLTTTGIPDAHSAVWSGQSSWPLVAVSIYIFLALTLCSICFNLIYEWLLAQWTSSASLNPCDPSAESDSTRRRSRSGSFRS; encoded by the exons ATGGAGAACAGCGGGGGCAGCAGCTTGAAAAGGCAATTACCTTCCAAGCAAATTCGACGATCCAGCGGTGGCGGTGGAAGGACAGCCGAATGCTCCCGTGGATGGTCGGCCAAACTTTCGCTTATGCTCTTCTTCCTGGCCTACGTCTCGTTGGGCGCCTACGTCTTCATGCTGATTGAGGcgtcggcgtcgtcgtcggcttCCCATCCGTTCCATCAGCACACGCCGCCCACCGAGGAGATCCGGACGGCCTTGAGTGGAACGGGGCTGTCGACCACGTCGGAGCCTACGGCCATCACCACTGATAACGGGGCTGCCGGCGAAGATGTGACGCAAATGAAGGAGCTGATGACCCGTCAAGTGCTCGACAAACTGTGGGACATTACCGAGAATCTCAACATTTTGTACAAGGAGAACTGGACTCGATTGGCTGCCGGCGAGATTTACCGTTTCCACGAGACCATGTATCTCTGGATGAAGAAGGATTGCAGCAACGATCGGCGGAAATCCCAGGAAATGACGGCGGTCGGACAGGCAACAACGGCAGCTACTCCAAGAACTGCTGGAACTGCTGCTGGACACAATCGCCAGACAACTACTGTCAAGTGGAATTACCCAACTGCTTTCCTGTATGCCCTCTCCGTCATCACCACTCTGG GTTCCTGTCCAGTGATTCCCGAATCAAACGAAGGCAAAATCCTGACGATCCTTTTCGCCGCTTTCGGGATCCCGCTGCTCCTGTTTTATCTGACAGTCGTGGGATCGGCCCTGTCCTCCTGCCTCATGTGCTGCCCATTATTGAATTCGCGGAAAAcaggcggtggcggcggtagACGTCGGCGGGAGCACGGGTCCACTCACATGTCGGCCGTGCCGGCGGTGGTGATGACGACCCGTCACGACTCGACGTCCTTTAGCCACCAGCACCAGCCGGCCAACGAATTGttattccaccaccaccaccagcagccgaTGAAATCGTCGGTGGTCGTCAAAGACGACGAATCGATCGAGGCCAGCACGTCGTCGACGTCGAGCAGCAGCGCAGACTACCGCCGACTCGTCGGCAGGATCCGATCCTTTTGGCCGCCCGTCTTCTGCCTCATCCTGGTCCTCTTGTTTGTGGCTTGCGGCACTTTGCTTTTTAGTTTCCTCATGTCTCTGCCGGCCACCGACGCCCTTTTGCTCAGCTTCATGCTCCTGACGACAACGGGCATCCCCGACGCCCACTCGGCCGTCTGGAGCGGACAATCATCCTGGCCGCTGGTCGCCGTTTCCATTTACATTTTCCTCGCTCTGACGTTGTGCTCCATCTGTTTCAATTTGATCTACGAGTGGCTCCTGGCTCAGTGGACGTCGTCGGCCAGTCTCAATCCGTGCGATCCATCAGCCGAGAGCGACAGCACGCGTCGTCGCTCAAGATCCGGCAGCTTCCGCTcctga